The following coding sequences are from one Paenibacillus stellifer window:
- the murC gene encoding UDP-N-acetylmuramate--L-alanine ligase, which translates to MSAIARVMLEMGYNVTGSDVAAQELTEKLIAKGAKVYIGHTAEQVKGADLVVYSTALPKDNVERVEAERLNIPVLHRSQMLARLLNQRKGVAVAGAHGKTTTSSMIALVMEDCGADPTYIIGGEIMNVGTNAKAGQGEFVVAEADESDGSFLQYHPWLAIVTNIEADHLENYGGDFERLKSAYAQFMSQLREDGTNIVCADDETVISLLPKVATSVTTFGIRSKTADYTASDIVLGDRQVSFTMNHKDEELGRIELSVPGQHNVYNAMATVIACLKAGLAFEDIAAAIVKFNGAKRRFQVLGETDGILVIDDYAHHPTEIQATISAAKATGKRIIAVFQPQRYTRTFFLLDAFSRAFGEADEVIITDIYSPAGEKQIEGVTSAKLVDLIVQNSNPSARYLAAKDEVLADLKGRVAPGDLVITMGAGDIYKVGYALADYLKGREGSN; encoded by the coding sequence ATGAGCGCGATTGCCCGCGTTATGCTGGAGATGGGGTATAACGTAACAGGCTCTGATGTGGCCGCTCAGGAATTGACGGAGAAGCTTATCGCCAAAGGCGCGAAAGTATATATCGGACATACAGCGGAGCAGGTGAAGGGAGCCGATCTGGTTGTCTATTCCACGGCTCTACCCAAGGATAATGTGGAGCGCGTTGAGGCGGAGCGGCTTAATATTCCGGTCCTGCACCGTTCCCAAATGCTGGCCCGCCTGCTGAATCAGCGCAAGGGCGTTGCGGTCGCCGGCGCGCACGGCAAGACGACCACGTCCTCGATGATTGCGCTGGTCATGGAGGATTGCGGAGCCGACCCTACTTATATTATTGGCGGGGAAATCATGAACGTAGGCACGAATGCCAAGGCCGGACAAGGCGAATTTGTCGTGGCCGAGGCTGACGAGAGCGACGGTTCCTTCCTGCAGTACCACCCGTGGCTCGCGATCGTGACGAATATCGAAGCCGATCATCTGGAGAATTACGGCGGTGATTTCGAGCGGCTGAAGAGCGCTTATGCGCAGTTCATGAGCCAGCTTCGGGAAGACGGCACCAACATTGTATGCGCGGATGATGAGACGGTGATTTCTCTGCTTCCGAAGGTGGCCACATCGGTGACGACCTTCGGAATCCGTTCCAAGACGGCGGACTACACCGCCTCCGATATCGTGCTGGGCGACCGCCAGGTGTCTTTTACGATGAATCATAAGGACGAGGAGCTTGGCCGGATCGAGCTGTCCGTGCCCGGTCAGCATAATGTCTATAACGCAATGGCTACGGTAATCGCCTGTCTGAAAGCCGGGCTGGCATTTGAGGATATCGCTGCGGCGATCGTTAAGTTTAATGGTGCCAAAAGACGGTTCCAGGTGCTGGGCGAGACGGACGGCATTCTGGTCATCGACGATTATGCGCATCATCCGACTGAAATTCAGGCCACGATCAGCGCGGCCAAAGCGACGGGCAAGCGGATCATCGCGGTCTTCCAGCCTCAGCGCTATACCCGCACCTTCTTTCTCCTCGACGCGTTCAGCCGGGCTTTCGGCGAAGCGGACGAAGTGATCATCACCGATATTTACTCGCCTGCCGGCGAGAAGCAGATCGAGGGTGTGACTTCCGCCAAGCTGGTGGATCTGATCGTCCAGAACAGCAATCCTTCTGCCCGTTACCTGGCTGCCAAGGATGAAGTGCTCGCCGATCTGAAGGGCCGCGTGGCCCCGGGTGATCTCGTCATCACCATGGGAGCGGGCGACATTTACAAGGTCGGTTATGCGCTCGCCGATTACTTGAAAGGGCGGGAAGGCTCGAACTGA
- a CDS encoding GGDEF domain-containing protein, whose translation MDFHLDIGTILLTLVIGNVATALLVATYRFRVPVHKALSRFALSKWLQSACWLLVLMREVWSSPVLVLLANALFLAGGSLEIIALLILAEVFDVRSRRYLIIIASAGALAYGLVYFGHGSEDLRIVAASLTTSFALFWAALRLLFSRKNSSMLSLMGLAYGVIASAILVRGLAPLFSDKAMNVFSGGIVQHLYYLGMFLFMIIGTAGFVLLLREKAYERLQRMAAYDELTGVLNRRAFSQQAEEVVRIAAVRKEPVSFLLLDIDHFKRLNDSYGHLVGDGVLRGFAVSVGNCLGPRDLLGRFGGEEFAVLLQGADEAASEEAAERIRQAIMDSRMEGMEGHSIQYTVSIGVITIVPQRQTRLDLLYKLGDAALYRAKHGGRNRVERGSAAT comes from the coding sequence ATGGATTTTCATCTGGACATCGGAACGATCCTGCTCACGCTTGTGATCGGGAATGTCGCAACAGCACTGCTTGTCGCGACCTATCGCTTCCGTGTCCCGGTTCACAAAGCCTTGTCACGCTTCGCTCTATCCAAGTGGCTGCAGTCTGCCTGCTGGCTGCTGGTGCTTATGCGCGAGGTCTGGTCTTCGCCCGTGCTTGTCCTGCTCGCCAATGCGCTGTTTCTGGCCGGCGGCAGTCTGGAGATCATCGCGCTGCTGATCCTTGCGGAAGTGTTCGACGTCAGGTCACGCCGATATCTGATTATAATCGCCTCTGCGGGGGCTCTGGCCTATGGGCTTGTCTATTTCGGACATGGTTCCGAAGATTTGCGGATCGTTGCGGCATCGCTCACTACTTCATTCGCTCTCTTCTGGGCGGCGCTTCGCCTGCTGTTCTCCCGAAAGAACTCATCAATGCTGTCTTTGATGGGACTGGCGTACGGCGTCATCGCATCCGCTATTCTGGTTAGAGGGCTGGCTCCGCTGTTCAGTGATAAGGCCATGAATGTCTTCTCGGGCGGAATCGTTCAGCATTTGTATTACTTGGGGATGTTTCTGTTCATGATCATTGGCACGGCAGGATTTGTTCTCCTGCTTCGCGAGAAGGCCTATGAACGGCTGCAGAGAATGGCCGCCTATGACGAGCTGACCGGTGTGCTCAACCGCCGGGCCTTCAGCCAACAGGCCGAGGAAGTGGTGCGAATCGCCGCCGTCCGCAAGGAGCCGGTATCCTTTCTTCTGCTCGACATCGACCACTTCAAGCGTCTGAACGACAGCTACGGCCATTTGGTCGGCGACGGGGTCCTGCGCGGCTTCGCCGTCTCCGTCGGGAACTGTCTCGGTCCGCGCGATCTGCTCGGGCGCTTTGGCGGCGAGGAGTTCGCGGTGCTGCTGCAGGGGGCGGATGAAGCCGCAAGTGAAGAGGCCGCCGAGAGAATCCGCCAGGCGATTATGGATTCGCGGATGGAAGGGATGGAAGGCCATTCGATTCAGTATACGGTCAGCATCGGGGTCATTACGATCGTCCCTCAGCGGCAGACCAGGCTTGATCTGCTGTACAAGCTCGGCGATGCGGCG
- a CDS encoding bifunctional folylpolyglutamate synthase/dihydrofolate synthase — translation MEEISGASAAAPLHTYTEAVNWINGLIPFGVRPGLDRIEKLMEYLGHPHRRLKFIHVAGTNGKGSTCAFLTSVLRQCGYSVGTFTSPYITKFTNRFQYNGEDIPEETLTRLANRLYPLVEEIAATELGSPTMFEVSTALAILYYAEVCYPDVVVWETGLGGRMDVTNIVTPIVSIITNVGYDHTDVLGDTLEQIAFEKAGIIKPGVPAVSCVSQPEAVAVLKEKAASCKSTLYLAGEQFACRSEGVQEDGLQSFIFDGPFRSIDLSIAMKGEHQIANAAGAMMALEVLRQYMAFILEDEDLKAGFRKTFWAGRLEEIPGSPRIVLDGAHNPEGAQVLAASLPKFYKYRKLNLLMGMLSNKHHESYFKHILPIVDTLILTEPDFRKKMDAEHLQSIAESLRENYAKEHLEILVEHDWDQALQRLKSITDDEDLAVVSGTLYLIADVRSALLQQPDSEKGW, via the coding sequence ATGGAAGAGATTAGCGGGGCCTCTGCTGCGGCCCCCTTGCACACATACACGGAAGCAGTGAACTGGATCAACGGCTTGATCCCGTTTGGTGTCCGGCCCGGCCTGGACCGGATTGAGAAGCTGATGGAATACCTCGGCCATCCTCACCGCAGGCTGAAATTCATTCATGTCGCGGGAACGAACGGCAAAGGCTCGACCTGTGCGTTTTTGACATCTGTGCTGAGACAATGCGGTTACTCCGTCGGAACCTTCACCTCGCCGTACATTACGAAATTCACGAACCGGTTTCAGTATAACGGCGAGGACATTCCCGAAGAGACGCTGACCAGGCTCGCGAACCGTCTTTATCCACTGGTGGAGGAAATCGCCGCAACGGAGCTGGGTTCGCCCACCATGTTCGAGGTGTCCACGGCGCTGGCAATCCTCTATTATGCGGAGGTCTGCTATCCCGATGTCGTCGTATGGGAGACAGGGCTCGGGGGAAGGATGGATGTAACGAACATCGTTACCCCGATTGTCTCAATCATAACCAACGTGGGCTATGATCATACCGATGTTCTGGGGGATACCCTGGAACAGATCGCTTTTGAAAAAGCGGGCATCATCAAGCCCGGCGTTCCTGCCGTCAGCTGCGTATCGCAGCCGGAGGCGGTCGCCGTTCTGAAGGAGAAGGCCGCTTCCTGCAAGTCCACGCTGTATCTGGCGGGCGAGCAGTTTGCCTGCCGCAGCGAAGGCGTTCAGGAGGACGGGCTGCAGTCCTTCATTTTTGATGGCCCTTTTCGTTCTATCGACCTGTCCATCGCGATGAAGGGCGAGCATCAGATCGCTAATGCAGCGGGAGCCATGATGGCCCTTGAAGTGCTGCGCCAGTATATGGCGTTCATCCTGGAGGATGAGGACCTCAAGGCGGGCTTCCGCAAGACGTTCTGGGCGGGAAGACTGGAAGAGATTCCGGGCTCTCCCCGGATCGTGCTGGACGGTGCGCACAACCCCGAAGGGGCGCAGGTGCTGGCGGCGAGCCTGCCGAAATTTTACAAGTATCGAAAATTAAATTTACTGATGGGTATGCTGTCAAACAAGCATCACGAGTCGTACTTCAAGCATATACTTCCTATAGTGGATACGCTCATCCTGACCGAGCCGGATTTCCGGAAGAAAATGGACGCTGAACACCTTCAGTCAATCGCGGAGAGTCTGCGGGAGAACTACGCCAAGGAGCATTTGGAGATATTGGTGGAGCATGATTGGGATCAAGCGCTGCAGCGTCTGAAGTCGATTACAGACGATGAGGATTTGGCGGTCGTCTCCGGTACGCTTTACCTGATCGCCGATGTGCGAAGCGCGCTTTTGCAGCAACCCGATTCTGAAAAAGGCTGGTGA